The Peribacillus sp. FSL E2-0218 genome contains a region encoding:
- a CDS encoding SAM-dependent methyltransferase — MRHHLKEMIESSPKKRISYHDYMAAALYAPTIGYYASPKKKIGSRGDFYTSGNVGDAFGRSLARWFVHLIKVCGISPKIVEVGAGDGKLAYDILVYIKETEPLIWDSLTYVLVETSPYHKKAQQERMGMFKQAFFASGAEEWTSMDGIVFSNEFFDALPVHVIEKDDGALVEVFVTIKDGHLLEVKEPLSNPDILSYLTERSVTLHDKQRYEIPLKMVEEYEKIASNIESGILLTIDYGYIQKEWMEPAHHQGSLRGYYQHEMIGDALMYPGDMDLTTHIHFDTLMDRGERNGLGTCKLYQQHEFLLKTGILQELKEHQETDPFSKTAKRNRAIRGLIVPGGFSEHFRVLVQTKNLAVTAKVFPE; from the coding sequence TTGAGACATCACTTGAAGGAAATGATTGAAAGCAGCCCGAAAAAGAGAATTTCCTATCATGACTACATGGCTGCCGCTTTATATGCCCCCACCATCGGCTACTATGCGAGCCCCAAAAAGAAAATCGGTTCTAGAGGGGATTTCTATACGTCGGGCAATGTCGGGGACGCATTTGGGAGGTCGCTTGCGAGATGGTTCGTTCATTTGATAAAAGTGTGCGGGATTTCCCCTAAAATCGTCGAAGTCGGTGCGGGGGACGGGAAGCTTGCTTACGACATCCTTGTCTATATAAAAGAAACCGAGCCGCTGATTTGGGACTCGCTGACGTATGTCCTGGTGGAAACGAGTCCCTACCACAAAAAGGCGCAACAAGAACGTATGGGGATGTTCAAACAAGCATTTTTTGCTTCAGGGGCAGAAGAATGGACAAGCATGGATGGAATCGTCTTTTCAAATGAATTTTTCGATGCATTGCCTGTCCATGTCATTGAAAAGGATGATGGGGCCCTAGTAGAGGTATTTGTCACGATTAAGGATGGCCATTTGCTGGAAGTGAAGGAACCTTTGTCAAACCCGGACATTCTTTCTTACCTTACAGAACGATCCGTGACATTACATGATAAGCAAAGGTATGAAATTCCGCTAAAGATGGTTGAGGAGTATGAAAAGATCGCTTCAAACATCGAATCGGGGATCCTTCTTACGATCGATTATGGTTATATTCAAAAGGAATGGATGGAACCTGCACATCATCAGGGAAGCCTAAGGGGCTATTATCAGCATGAAATGATTGGAGATGCCCTTATGTATCCAGGTGATATGGATTTGACGACACATATCCATTTTGACACATTAATGGATAGGGGAGAAAGAAATGGTTTAGGAACCTGCAAACTTTATCAGCAGCATGAATTCCTGCTTAAAACGGGAATTCTTCAGGAATTGAAGGAACACCAAGAAACGGATCCATTCTCAAAAACGGCAAAACGTAATCGTGCGATTCGGGGGTTAATCGTTCCAGGAGGGTTCAGTGAGCATTTCAGGGTGCTGGTTCAAACGAAGAATCTAGCTGTAACAGCAAAGGTTTTTCCTGAATGA
- a CDS encoding MBL fold metallo-hydrolase, which yields MKWTQIPLGPLQTNCYVVSDGNDCIIFDPGEEPQKIIQYIQTKKLKPLAILLTHAHFDHIGALDVIRDHYEVPAYLHEKEAKWLLDPALNGSLNWFPENPMRMKPADHIITNEHELAIGGFTFEVFETPGHSPGSVSYFARDERLLFSGDVLFQGSIGRTDLIGGSEAVLLKSIDSKLLPLPDDTIVFPGHGPVTTILDEKNDNPFLR from the coding sequence ATGAAATGGACACAAATTCCTCTTGGACCCCTGCAAACGAATTGCTATGTCGTTTCGGATGGAAATGATTGCATCATTTTCGATCCGGGTGAAGAGCCGCAGAAAATCATACAATATATACAAACAAAAAAGTTGAAGCCTTTGGCAATTTTATTGACGCATGCTCATTTTGACCATATCGGTGCTCTTGATGTTATTCGGGATCATTATGAAGTGCCTGCCTATCTTCATGAAAAAGAGGCCAAGTGGCTGCTTGATCCCGCATTGAACGGCTCGTTGAACTGGTTCCCAGAAAACCCGATGCGCATGAAGCCGGCTGATCATATTATAACAAATGAGCACGAGCTTGCGATTGGGGGATTCACTTTCGAAGTTTTCGAAACCCCCGGACACTCACCCGGCAGTGTTTCCTATTTTGCAAGGGATGAACGGCTGCTCTTTTCAGGAGACGTCTTGTTCCAAGGAAGCATCGGCAGGACTGATTTAATAGGCGGGAGCGAAGCGGTCCTGCTAAAAAGCATAGATTCGAAACTGCTGCCGCTTCCTGATGATACGATCGTTTTTCCGGGACATGGGCCAGTCACGACCATTTTAGATGAAAAGAATGACAATCCCTTCTTGAGATAA
- a CDS encoding DUF2759 domain-containing protein — MILMVVFGLVAILGVAAVFTSLKKRNFLGFIFAAGSAVVFGWFTVMTIINSGFPVAH, encoded by the coding sequence ATGATATTAATGGTCGTGTTCGGACTGGTGGCTATATTGGGAGTGGCTGCTGTATTTACCTCATTAAAAAAGAGAAACTTCTTAGGATTCATATTTGCAGCCGGCAGTGCGGTCGTATTTGGCTGGTTCACTGTCATGACAATCATTAACAGCGGCTTTCCTGTTGCCCATTAA
- a CDS encoding protease inhibitor I9 family protein, whose translation MKKIISFIAVFILIFAFFLQPRETKAKNQSEKNYLVEFNKKLDTKLIEKEGGEIKGKYKHFKTAKASLTTDELYKIKKNPTVKLIEEDLTVQSTPLNGETYLENGYSWGTKELMQIKLMKMVLLEKALNLPF comes from the coding sequence TTGAAAAAAATAATTTCATTTATTGCAGTTTTCATCTTAATATTTGCATTTTTTTTACAGCCTCGTGAAACTAAGGCAAAGAATCAAAGCGAAAAAAATTACTTAGTAGAGTTTAATAAAAAATTGGATACTAAATTAATAGAAAAAGAGGGAGGGGAAATTAAAGGAAAATACAAGCATTTTAAGACTGCAAAAGCATCATTAACAACTGATGAATTATATAAAATAAAGAAAAATCCAACTGTAAAATTAATTGAAGAAGATTTAACCGTACAATCTACTCCTTTAAATGGAGAAACATATCTTGAAAATGGATATAGTTGGGGAACAAAAGAATTAATGCAGATAAAGCTCATGAAAATGGTATTACTGGAAAAGGCATTAAACTTGCCATTTTAG
- a CDS encoding M14 family metallocarboxypeptidase: protein MKVVSRSRDTLAYYSQLFQIPQVLLEDANPTIAEGNLPTDIEVQIPGFVTDKESRSGSTLREIALRSQLPLDALSLLNQVEKETVSVPVRIINPLLVIEKPYDYQSLLDDLDILSFHYPFIQVESIGKSVLGKELLEVRVGQGKKVIHYNGSFHANEWITSAVLMKWLNDLLVAVTNDRTLCSVDCMSFYQNVTISIVPMVDPDGVDLVIKGEQAAEGKFDVLKMNNGNPAFYAWKANIRGVDLNNQYPANWEIEKRRKLPKAPAPRDFPGQYSLSEPEALAMKELAERRNFERVIALHTQGKEFYWGYEGHEPEHSASMAREFEMRSGYRAVQYVDSHAGYKDWFIQEFKRPGFTIELGTGINPLPLSHLPGIYEDSVKILMAGLYM from the coding sequence ATGAAAGTCGTGAGCAGAAGCAGAGATACGTTGGCCTATTACAGCCAATTATTTCAAATCCCGCAAGTTTTACTGGAGGATGCCAATCCCACCATCGCTGAAGGGAATTTGCCAACAGACATCGAGGTTCAGATTCCCGGGTTCGTAACGGATAAAGAATCCCGTTCGGGGAGCACGTTGAGAGAAATCGCGTTACGATCCCAATTGCCCCTCGATGCTTTATCATTATTGAATCAAGTTGAGAAGGAAACGGTTTCCGTACCGGTCAGGATCATCAACCCCTTGCTTGTCATCGAAAAACCGTATGATTACCAATCTCTTCTTGATGACCTTGACATCCTTTCTTTTCATTATCCCTTCATTCAAGTTGAATCGATAGGGAAGAGTGTATTAGGAAAAGAGCTTTTGGAAGTACGGGTCGGTCAAGGGAAGAAGGTGATCCATTATAACGGCTCATTCCATGCCAACGAGTGGATCACCTCGGCCGTTTTGATGAAATGGCTGAATGATTTGCTGGTGGCAGTTACGAATGATCGCACGCTTTGCAGTGTGGATTGCATGTCTTTTTATCAAAATGTAACCATCTCAATCGTGCCGATGGTCGATCCGGATGGAGTCGACCTAGTCATAAAAGGAGAGCAAGCCGCTGAAGGGAAATTCGATGTTTTAAAGATGAATAACGGCAATCCCGCCTTTTACGCTTGGAAAGCCAATATCCGCGGTGTTGACCTGAATAATCAATATCCAGCGAATTGGGAGATTGAAAAGCGAAGAAAGCTTCCAAAAGCTCCCGCACCGAGGGATTTTCCAGGACAGTATTCTTTATCTGAGCCAGAAGCGTTGGCCATGAAGGAATTGGCTGAAAGACGGAATTTTGAAAGAGTGATAGCCCTTCATACACAGGGGAAGGAATTTTATTGGGGATATGAAGGACATGAACCCGAGCATTCGGCGAGTATGGCGAGGGAGTTCGAGATGCGCAGCGGATATCGTGCCGTTCAATACGTGGATAGCCATGCGGGGTATAAAGATTGGTTCATACAGGAATTCAAACGACCTGGCTTCACGATTGAGCTGGGTACGGGAATCAACCCACTTCCTTTGTCGCATCTTCCTGGAATTTATGAAGATTCCGTGAAGATTTTAATGGCAGGACTGTATATGTGA
- a CDS encoding ROK family glucokinase, with the protein MMEKWLMGVDLGGTTTKLALINSYGEIIHKWEINTDISEKGKFITMNIAKAIDAKLEELNEPKSKLVGIGMGAPGPVDFVNGSIYEAVNLGWKDYPLKDLLEVETSLPAVIDNDANMAALGEMWKGAGNGAKDLVCVTLGTGVGGGIIHNGRIVHGTSGAAGEIGHITVISDGGAPCNCGKTGCLETVASATGIVRLALEALNEDDGTSLLQQKVNEGNVVSSKLLFQCAKDGDSLSKAVVDKVGNYLGLALSHVGNVMNPDKIVIGGGVSQAGGILLDTVRAAFEKYAFKRVGKSTKISLATLGNDAGVIGAAWLIKNQ; encoded by the coding sequence ATGATGGAAAAATGGCTGATGGGTGTCGATTTAGGCGGTACAACTACCAAACTGGCTTTAATCAATTCATATGGGGAGATCATTCATAAATGGGAAATCAACACCGACATCTCCGAAAAAGGGAAATTCATCACGATGAACATTGCCAAGGCAATAGATGCGAAGCTTGAAGAATTGAATGAACCGAAGAGTAAGTTAGTGGGGATAGGGATGGGGGCCCCTGGCCCTGTGGATTTTGTCAACGGTTCGATATACGAAGCAGTGAATCTGGGGTGGAAAGACTATCCATTGAAGGATTTATTGGAAGTCGAGACCTCTTTGCCTGCGGTCATTGATAATGACGCCAATATGGCTGCTCTCGGAGAGATGTGGAAAGGTGCCGGTAATGGAGCCAAAGACCTTGTTTGTGTAACACTTGGGACGGGTGTAGGCGGGGGCATCATACATAATGGCCGGATCGTCCATGGAACAAGCGGTGCTGCAGGTGAAATAGGGCATATAACGGTTATTTCCGACGGCGGAGCTCCGTGTAATTGCGGCAAGACAGGTTGTTTGGAAACGGTTGCTTCAGCTACCGGAATCGTCCGGCTGGCTTTAGAGGCATTGAATGAGGACGATGGAACATCGTTGCTGCAGCAAAAAGTGAACGAAGGAAATGTCGTTTCTTCCAAATTGCTATTCCAATGCGCAAAAGATGGTGATTCCTTGTCAAAAGCTGTGGTCGATAAGGTAGGCAATTACTTAGGACTTGCGCTATCACATGTAGGGAATGTCATGAATCCAGATAAAATCGTAATTGGCGGTGGCGTTTCCCAGGCGGGAGGGATCTTGCTTGATACGGTCCGTGCTGCCTTTGAAAAGTATGCGTTCAAACGAGTTGGCAAGTCAACGAAAATAAGCCTTGCAACACTAGGCAATGATGCTGGGGTAATAGGGGCAGCTTGGCTAATTAAAAATCAATAG
- a CDS encoding YqgQ family protein — translation MKTYYDLQQYLKRFGTFIYMGDRVAELEMMETEIREIHRMQMMDTKDYQMAILLIRQQLALETEKQKKIDKKR, via the coding sequence ATGAAAACATATTATGATCTTCAACAATATTTGAAAAGATTTGGTACATTTATTTATATGGGCGATCGTGTCGCCGAGCTTGAAATGATGGAGACCGAAATCAGGGAAATCCATCGGATGCAGATGATGGATACGAAAGATTATCAAATGGCAATCCTGTTAATTAGGCAGCAATTGGCCCTTGAGACGGAGAAACAGAAAAAAATTGATAAAAAAAGGTGA
- a CDS encoding rhomboid family intramembrane serine protease has translation MGFKEDYLFWGTIRELSAHYDYRMITVTENHQEIWLESDTNKEFPVIRLIRHDLDWANWLKRDIERTLQNGERIRQKLYKKPINILSIYVSKFTPVDDHDFSLQAASYKKTKVDTFILTSEAFQQSLQNLEHVLKKSLSVQVLQEDEIDEEKVLALKKDAISESVKKAKAEQKVFQNANKPFFTYIFMAIQIAVFILMEFNGGSTNSKTLIEFGAKSSPLIMQGEWWRFLSPMIVHIGFLHLLMNTFSLYLIGAEVERIYGNARFLFIYVFAGFAGTLGSFIMTPNLSAGASGAIFGCFGALLYFGIVYPKLFMRSMGSSVIVLIIINLIYGFSVSGIDNAGHIGGLIGGFLAAGVVHLPKNKHILRQLVFLMGTVILTYTLLQYGFHHQNSSAVNDNTMALLAQKYIDDEKEAKAEEMLNDYVSDNPDAPFSLFMLGNLAFEKKDIDKAKDYYEKSIAVNPDLHQAHYNLALVDMNLGAYDQAKEQAEKAIELAPDNKSYAKLLKKIETQL, from the coding sequence TTGGGATTTAAAGAGGATTATTTGTTTTGGGGAACTATAAGGGAGTTGTCGGCCCATTATGATTATCGAATGATTACCGTCACGGAAAACCATCAGGAGATTTGGCTTGAAAGCGATACGAATAAGGAATTCCCTGTCATCAGGCTGATCCGGCATGATTTGGATTGGGCAAACTGGCTGAAGCGTGATATCGAACGGACTCTGCAGAATGGGGAAAGAATCAGGCAGAAATTATACAAAAAACCAATAAACATATTAAGCATCTATGTGAGTAAATTTACGCCTGTCGATGATCATGATTTCAGTTTGCAGGCTGCCTCCTATAAAAAAACGAAGGTGGACACATTCATTCTCACTTCTGAAGCATTTCAACAGTCGCTTCAGAACCTTGAGCATGTCTTGAAAAAATCACTTTCCGTTCAGGTTCTTCAAGAAGATGAAATAGATGAAGAAAAAGTACTTGCCTTAAAGAAGGACGCCATCTCCGAGTCAGTCAAAAAGGCCAAGGCAGAGCAGAAAGTGTTTCAAAATGCCAATAAGCCTTTCTTTACATATATATTCATGGCGATTCAGATAGCTGTGTTCATCTTGATGGAGTTCAATGGGGGCAGCACCAATTCCAAGACGTTGATCGAGTTCGGGGCAAAATCCTCACCATTGATCATGCAGGGGGAGTGGTGGAGGTTCCTTAGCCCGATGATCGTGCATATTGGCTTCCTTCATTTGCTGATGAACACTTTTTCCCTGTATTTAATTGGTGCTGAAGTAGAAAGGATTTACGGCAATGCCAGGTTCCTTTTCATTTATGTATTCGCTGGCTTTGCCGGGACGCTAGGCAGTTTCATCATGACCCCGAACCTATCGGCTGGCGCAAGCGGAGCGATTTTCGGCTGTTTCGGAGCACTGCTGTACTTTGGAATCGTCTACCCGAAGTTATTCATGCGCTCGATGGGATCGTCGGTCATCGTCTTGATCATCATTAACCTGATATATGGTTTTTCGGTTTCAGGCATTGACAACGCAGGACATATCGGAGGTTTGATTGGTGGCTTCCTTGCTGCTGGAGTGGTCCATCTTCCAAAAAACAAACACATTTTGCGGCAGTTGGTTTTTTTAATGGGAACGGTGATTTTGACTTATACTCTGCTCCAGTACGGCTTCCATCATCAAAACAGCTCGGCCGTCAATGATAACACGATGGCGCTGCTTGCCCAAAAATATATCGATGATGAAAAGGAAGCGAAAGCGGAAGAAATGCTGAACGATTATGTAAGTGACAACCCGGATGCACCTTTTTCGCTATTCATGCTCGGAAATTTAGCCTTTGAAAAAAAAGACATTGACAAAGCCAAGGATTATTACGAAAAATCAATCGCGGTGAATCCGGATTTACATCAAGCGCATTACAACCTTGCCTTGGTCGATATGAATCTTGGAGCATACGATCAGGCTAAGGAGCAAGCAGAAAAGGCGATTGAGCTTGCTCCGGACAATAAGTCATATGCCAAACTGCTGAAGAAGATCGAAACCCAACTATAA